In Haematobia irritans isolate KBUSLIRL chromosome 1, ASM5000362v1, whole genome shotgun sequence, a genomic segment contains:
- the Obp83g gene encoding odorant-binding protein 83g, giving the protein MKLQLFCLLIGVVLASAKYEIRGPQDALKAHEECREEFPSIPDEIYEQYLDYVFPDHKRTKCYVKCWVEKIGIFTEKKGFDELAMVAQFTHENTSFLSSVRHGLEKCIDHNEAESDVCTFAHRVFSCWLPINRHAVRKILGTPKDN; this is encoded by the exons atgaaactacAACTCTTCTGTCTACTTATCGGTGTGGTTTTG GCCTCTGCCAAATATGAAATTCGTGGTCCTCAGGATGCCCTTAAGGCTCATGAGGAATGCCGTGAAGAATTCCCCAGTATACCCGATGAAATTTACGAACAATATCTGGATTACGTTTTCCCCGATCACAAACGTACTAAATGCTATGTTAAATGTTGGGTTGAGAAAATCGGTATTTTCACCGAGAAGAAAGGATTCGACGAATTGGCCATGGTGGCCCAATTTACTCATGAAAATACCTCATTCCTTAGTTCGGTACGTCATGGCCTTGAAAAGTGCATCGATCACAATGAAGCCGAATCAGATGTTTGCACGTTTGCCCATCGTGTTTTCTCTTGTTGGTTACCCATTAATCGTCATGCTGTGCGTAAAATTCTTGGTACACCCAAGGATAACTAA
- the Obp83cd gene encoding odorant-binding protein 83cd — MKTCHLICITLAIVLLGKNFAAADIDEHEGYVIGQCLERFGGPTLENAERLKRFKEWSITYEEIPCFTNCYLSKMFDFYNETNGFIEEKVIKKFGAPVYEVCKPKLNEGNNECEVAYNGFHCMVSLENDPFVVIDGMDNLNIDAKLAMKDCLHQFDRYDWQRFGEYPRFPVVEPIPCYTRCFVEKLKLFNHRLQKWNFSGLNTKLSIPLDNVNTEHCMALSKARNRNNCAWMYREFTCLVMATIPSGH; from the exons ATGAAGACGTGTCATTTAATTTGCATAACATTGGCTATTGTTCTACTAGGCAAG aattttgctgCAGCTGATATCGATGAACATGAAGGCTATGTGATTGGCCAATGTTTGGAACGTTTTGGTGGACCAACTTTGGAGAATGCTGAACGTTTGAAACGCTTTAAGGAATGGTCCATTACCTATGAGGAAATACCATGCTTCACAAATTGTTATCTTTCCAAGATGtttgatttttataatgaaaccaaTGGCTTCATCGAAGAGAAAGTGATCAAAAAATTTGGAGCTCCCGTTTACGAGGTTTGCAAGCCCAAATTGAATGAGGGAAATAATGAGTGTGAAGTTGCCTACAATGGTTTCCATTGTATGGTCAGT CTGGAAAATGATCCTTTTGTTGTCATAGATGGTATGGACAATTTAAATATCGATGCCAAATTAGCCATGAAGGATTGCCTACATCAATTTGATCGTTATGATTGGCAACGTTTTGGTGAATATCCTCGTTTTCCCGTGGTCGAACCTATTCCGTGTTATACCCGATGCTTTGTGGAAAAACTCAAATTGTTTAATCATCGTCtacaaaaatggaatttttcagGATTAAATACTAAGCTAAGTATTCCTCTGGATAATGTCAACACCGAGCATTGTATGGCTTTGAGTAAAGCGCGTAATCGAAATAATTGTGCTTGGATGTATCGGGAGTTTACGTGTCTTGTTATGGCCACTATACCAAGTGGACATTAA
- the Obp83ef gene encoding odorant-binding protein 83ef: MISISIFLVAISILVQQISCDKENDVNSGILRQCLEDISHHNETGTERLLKKFSNYANWTEEEIPCFARCVAAEKGWFDIERHRWNKQKIVDDLGANLYNYCRYEFNRDFNNVCTFAFKGLKCLKQAELNVLVTYSHLLTCVKEKATSMSQLLEYYHFPAGERIPCLFNCFANKAQLYDANYQWIVKNWLKAFGPIRDETVNISICRISDEKRKTMDTCAWMYDEYNCWERLNYNTNGSVAYRRALRTLAHESKDK, from the exons ATGATCTCTATTTCCATATTTCTCGTGGCCATCAGCATTTTAGTACAACAA ATATCCTGCGATAAAGAAAATGATGTAAACAGTGGAATTCTGCGTCAATGCCTGGAGGATATTAGCCATCATAATGAAACTGGGACTGAGCGTTTATTAAAGAAATTCAGTAATTATGCCAATTGGACTGAAGAGGAGATACCATGTTTTGCCCGATGTGTGGCAGCGGAAAAAGGTTGGTTCGACATAGAACGCCATCGTTGGAATAAGCAAAAGATTGTCGACGATTTGGGTGCAAATTTGTACAATTATTGCCGTTACGAGTTCAATCGAGACTTTAATAATGTTTGCACATTTGCCTTCAAAGGCTTAAAGTGTTTGAAACAG GCTGAATTAAATGTTTTAGTTACCTATTCCCACCTACTGACATGCGTCAAAGAGAAAGCCACCAGTATGTCACAATTACTGGAATACTATCATTTTCCGGCCGGTGAACGCATTCCATGCCTTTTCAACTGTTTCGCCAATAAGGCTCAATTATACGATGCCAATTATCAGTGGATCGTTAAAAATTGGCTAAAAGCTTTTGGACCCATTCGAGATGAAACAGTGAATATTTCCATTTGTCGCATAAGTGATGAGAAACGCAAAACGATGGACACTTGTGCCTGGATGTATGATGAGTATAATTGCTGGGAACGTTTGAATTACAACACAAATGGTTCGGTGGCCTATCGACGAGCATTGCGTACGTTAGCCCATGAAAGCAAGGACAAATAA